In Athene noctua chromosome 8, bAthNoc1.hap1.1, whole genome shotgun sequence, a genomic segment contains:
- the FAM131A gene encoding protein FAM131A, whose translation MGCIGSKTTIVAVDTTLCVEWKEVKALSPLSAARPLPRLARQASFDSQDFLQVNVEDTVEMLPKSRRALTIQEIAALARSSLHGISQVVKEHVTKPTAMAQGRVAHLIEWKGWCKPVEPPAALESAFSSYCHLSEGEQEARFAAGVAEQFAIAEAKLRAWSSVDGDDSNDESYDEDFLPSTESSQPTELPGTVPASALLRDLLQGHLCQLGMRHGSCEPESDSSHTLSPETLCSSLCSLEMVSPSELTAKLLGSLGGEDLLLPKLPPPASQSALRGLARLRCQDSLYSVSYAEACLSPAEDEVVLSKDFPLHRKVSDVASSGVASLEEEEEAEEP comes from the exons ATGGGCTGCATCGGCTCCAAAACCACCATCG TGGCTGTGGACACGACGCTGTGCGTGGAGTGGAAGGAGGTGAAAGCGCTGTCGCCGCTGAGTGCCGCCCGCCCACTGCCCCGCCTGGCACGCCAGGCCTCCTTCGACAGCCAGGACTTCCTCCAG GTCAATGTTGAGGACACTGTCGAGATGCTGCCCAAGTCGCGGCGCGCGCTGACCATCCAGGAGATTGCCGCCCTGGCCCGCTCCTCGCTGCACG GCATCTCGCAGGTGGTGAAGGAGCACGTGACGAAGCCAACAGCCATGGCGCAGGGCCGCGTCGCCCACCTCATTGAGTGGAAGGGCTGGTGCAAGCCGGTGGAGCCGCCGGCCGCCCTGGAGAGCGCCTTCAGCTCCTACTGCCACCTGAGCGAGGGCGAGCAAGAGGCGCGCTTCGCTGCTG GCGTGGCGGAGCAGTTTGCCATCGCTGAGGCCAAGCTGCGAGCCTGGTCCTCCGTGGACGGGGACGACTCCAACGACGAGTCCTACGATGAGGACTTCCTGCCCTCCACGGAGAGCTCGCAGCCCACCG agctgcccgGCACGGTGCCCGCCAGCGCGCTGCTGCGAGACCTGCTGCAGGGCCACCTGTGCCAGCTGGGCATGCGACACGGCTCCTGCGAGCCCGAGAGCGACTCCTCGCACACTCTCTCTCCTGAGACCCTCTGCTCCAGCCTCTGCAGCCTGGAGATGGTGTCCCCCTCTGAACTCACTGCCAAACTGCTGGGCTCCCTGGGGGGCGAGGACCTGCTGCTGCCCAAGCTGCCCCCCCCAGCCAGCCAAAGTGCCTTGCGGGGCCTGGCACGGCTCCGGTGCCAGGACTCCCTCTACTCCGTGTCCTACGCCGAGGCCTGCCTCTCGCCCGCTGAGGATGAGGTGGTGCTGAGCAAGGACTTCCCACTCCACCGGAAAGTCTCCGACGTTGCGTCCTCCGGGGTGGCAtcgctggaggaggaggaggaggctgaagaACCCTGA
- the LOC141963166 gene encoding heat shock protein beta-7-like has protein sequence MASVYRAERLGAYGQGHGEPCFEGDRRHRPFGPRAHEAFGYPGSPGTVCPCSLGTWVGAQGDTYQVVADVSQFEPPDIVVTISNCHVAIQAEKVAEDGTVCDTFTHKCQLPEDTDPLSVNCALTEAGTLVITARRRAGTRPGEPPQLLYRSEATL, from the exons ATGGCCTCCGTGTACCGTGCCGAGCGCCTCGGTGCCTACGGCCAGGGGCATGGCGAGCCCTGCTTCGAGGGCGACCGGCGGCACAGGCCCTTCGGGCCACGGGCACATGAGGCCTTCGGGTACCCAG GGTCCCCGGGCACCgtgtgcccctgcagcctgggcACCTGGGTGGGTGCCCAAGGTGACACCTACCAGGTGGTGGCCGACGTCAGCCAGTTTGAACCCCCTGACATTGTGGTGACCATCTCCAACTGCCATGTCGCTATCCAGGCTGAGAAG GTGGCTGAGGATGGCACTGTCTGTGACACCTTCACCCACAAGTGCCAGTTGCCCGAGGACACGGACCCCCTGTCGGTGAACTGTGCCCTCACTGAGGCCGGCACGCTGGTCATCaccgcccggcgccgcgccggCACCCGCCCTGGCGAGCCCCCGCAGCTGCTGTACCGCAGTGAGGCCACGCTGTGA